The Miscanthus floridulus cultivar M001 chromosome 7, ASM1932011v1, whole genome shotgun sequence genome includes a region encoding these proteins:
- the LOC136467918 gene encoding uncharacterized protein isoform X2, producing MVLTSMLPFAPSNTSLSYSSRASTAAAFAPRGVHFAAAGRSGGGGGQPLACAAPRRRGRAPRRRRGGGLVVWASADYYATLGVPRAASNKDIKAAYRKLARQYHPDVNKEPGATEKFKEISAAYEMKRRGRCMTNMVKLGLRVQLEARVELIQYDVILGFTEAIFGTEKDIILSHLETCDTCGGSGSKAGSKLRICSTCGGRGQVMRTEQTPFGLFSQVSICPTCAGEGEVISEYCRKCSGEGRIRVRKEIKVKIPPGVSKGSTLRVRGEGDSGPKGGPPGDLFVCLDIEEPSDIKRDGINLYSTVSISYLEAILGTVKGVSTVDGTSDLRIPPGTQPGDVIVLAKQGVPSLNKPSIRGDHLFTVKVAIPKRISGRERELLEELASLSNGGFARTDAKPKPAQPKRVHQEKEVGASQEDTDKSKEAEGDWLKKLTDFAGSIVNGAAKWLNDNL from the exons ATGGTGCTCACGTCCATGCTCCCGTTCGCGCCCTCGAACACCTCGCTATCCTACTCCTCCCGCGCCTCAACCGCCGCCGCGTTCGCTCCTCGTGGGGTCCACTTCGCCGCGGCCGGaaggagcggcggcggtggcggccaaCCGCTCGCGTGCGCTGCGCCTCGCCGCCGCGGACGGGCTCCGAGGCGGCGCCGCGGAGGGGGCCTGGTGGTCTGGGCGTCGGCCGACTACTACGCGACGCTGGGCGTGCCACGCGCCGCGAGTAACAAGGACATCAAGGCCGCGTACCGGAAGCTCGCGCGCCAG TACCATCCTGATGTCAATAAGGAGCCTGGAGCGACCGAAAAGTTTAAAGAGATAAGTGCAGCATATGAG ATGAAAAGAAGAGGGCGTTGTATGACCAATATGGTGAAGCTGGGGTTAAGAGTGCAGTTGGAGGCCCGGGTGGAGCTTATACA ATATGATGTGATTCTGGGGTTCACAGAGGCGATATTTGGAACAGAGAAAGATATTATATTATCTCATTTGGAAACATGCGATACATGTGGTGGTTCTGGATCAAAGGCTGGTTCCAAGCTGAGAATATGTTCCACATGTGGTGGGCGAGGGCAAGTAATGCGAACTGAGCAAACACCATTTGGTCTGTTCTCTCAG GTTTCTATTTGCCCCACTTGCGCAGGAGAGGGCGAAGTCATTTCAGAGTATTGCAGGAAATGTTCCGGAGAGGGGCGTATCCGTGTCAGAAAGGAGATCAAAGTAAAGATCCCTCCAGGAGTGAGCAAAGGCAGTACTCTTCGTGTACGTGGGGAAGGTGATTCAGGACCAAAAGG TGGGCCTCCTGGAGATCTCTTTGTTTGCCTTGATATAGAGGAACCATCAGATATCAAGAGGGATGGTATAAACTTGTATTCAACTGTGTCAATAAGCTATCTTGAAGCTATTTTGGGCACCGTTAAGGGG GTCAGTACTGTTGATGGAACCAGTGACCTTCGAATACCTCCAGGTACCCAACCTGGTGATGTAATTGTTTTAGCGAAGCAAGGAGTTCCATCATTGAATAAGCCGTCTATACGTGGTGATCATCTGTTCACTGTTAAAGTTGCAATACCCAAGCGCATAAG TGGGCGTGAAAGGGAATTACTTGAGGAACTTGCATCTTTGAGTAATGGTGGCTTTGCTCGAACAGACGCCAAGCCAAAACCTGCCCAGCCAAAGC GCGTACATCAAGAGAAAGAAGTAGGTGCTAGTCAAGAAGATACAGACAAATCTAAAGAAGCAGAGGGTGACTGGTTGAAGAAACTTACAGATTTTGCTGG GTCCATTGTTAATGGTGCTGCAAAGTGGCTGAATGACAACCTGTAG
- the LOC136467918 gene encoding uncharacterized protein isoform X1, whose translation MVLTSMLPFAPSNTSLSYSSRASTAAAFAPRGVHFAAAGRSGGGGGQPLACAAPRRRGRAPRRRRGGGLVVWASADYYATLGVPRAASNKDIKAAYRKLARQYHPDVNKEPGATEKFKEISAAYEVLSDEKKRALYDQYGEAGVKSAVGGPGGAYTTNPFDLFETFFGASMGGFSGMDQSSFRTSRRNTAVQGEDIRYDVILGFTEAIFGTEKDIILSHLETCDTCGGSGSKAGSKLRICSTCGGRGQVMRTEQTPFGLFSQVSICPTCAGEGEVISEYCRKCSGEGRIRVRKEIKVKIPPGVSKGSTLRVRGEGDSGPKGGPPGDLFVCLDIEEPSDIKRDGINLYSTVSISYLEAILGTVKGVSTVDGTSDLRIPPGTQPGDVIVLAKQGVPSLNKPSIRGDHLFTVKVAIPKRISGRERELLEELASLSNGGFARTDAKPKPAQPKRVHQEKEVGASQEDTDKSKEAEGDWLKKLTDFAGSIVNGAAKWLNDNL comes from the exons ATGGTGCTCACGTCCATGCTCCCGTTCGCGCCCTCGAACACCTCGCTATCCTACTCCTCCCGCGCCTCAACCGCCGCCGCGTTCGCTCCTCGTGGGGTCCACTTCGCCGCGGCCGGaaggagcggcggcggtggcggccaaCCGCTCGCGTGCGCTGCGCCTCGCCGCCGCGGACGGGCTCCGAGGCGGCGCCGCGGAGGGGGCCTGGTGGTCTGGGCGTCGGCCGACTACTACGCGACGCTGGGCGTGCCACGCGCCGCGAGTAACAAGGACATCAAGGCCGCGTACCGGAAGCTCGCGCGCCAG TACCATCCTGATGTCAATAAGGAGCCTGGAGCGACCGAAAAGTTTAAAGAGATAAGTGCAGCATATGAG GTGCTGTCAGATGAAAAGAAGAGGGCGTTGTATGACCAATATGGTGAAGCTGGGGTTAAGAGTGCAGTTGGAGGCCCGGGTGGAGCTTATACA ACCAATCCATTTGATCTGTTTGAGACATTCTTTGGAGCAAGCATGGGTGGTTTTTCTGGCATGGACCAGAGCTCGTTTAGGACAAGTAGGCGAAACACTGCTGTTCAGGGTGAAGACATCAG ATATGATGTGATTCTGGGGTTCACAGAGGCGATATTTGGAACAGAGAAAGATATTATATTATCTCATTTGGAAACATGCGATACATGTGGTGGTTCTGGATCAAAGGCTGGTTCCAAGCTGAGAATATGTTCCACATGTGGTGGGCGAGGGCAAGTAATGCGAACTGAGCAAACACCATTTGGTCTGTTCTCTCAG GTTTCTATTTGCCCCACTTGCGCAGGAGAGGGCGAAGTCATTTCAGAGTATTGCAGGAAATGTTCCGGAGAGGGGCGTATCCGTGTCAGAAAGGAGATCAAAGTAAAGATCCCTCCAGGAGTGAGCAAAGGCAGTACTCTTCGTGTACGTGGGGAAGGTGATTCAGGACCAAAAGG TGGGCCTCCTGGAGATCTCTTTGTTTGCCTTGATATAGAGGAACCATCAGATATCAAGAGGGATGGTATAAACTTGTATTCAACTGTGTCAATAAGCTATCTTGAAGCTATTTTGGGCACCGTTAAGGGG GTCAGTACTGTTGATGGAACCAGTGACCTTCGAATACCTCCAGGTACCCAACCTGGTGATGTAATTGTTTTAGCGAAGCAAGGAGTTCCATCATTGAATAAGCCGTCTATACGTGGTGATCATCTGTTCACTGTTAAAGTTGCAATACCCAAGCGCATAAG TGGGCGTGAAAGGGAATTACTTGAGGAACTTGCATCTTTGAGTAATGGTGGCTTTGCTCGAACAGACGCCAAGCCAAAACCTGCCCAGCCAAAGC GCGTACATCAAGAGAAAGAAGTAGGTGCTAGTCAAGAAGATACAGACAAATCTAAAGAAGCAGAGGGTGACTGGTTGAAGAAACTTACAGATTTTGCTGG GTCCATTGTTAATGGTGCTGCAAAGTGGCTGAATGACAACCTGTAG
- the LOC136467920 gene encoding uncharacterized protein, with protein sequence MAGACAVAVPVATPAAPPRGDAGPGSNLAPRGSSFSRRVNCRRSNPRVAAPTRSRVVTRLSGRNPGEAGTDAGVGQILKGDSGYLWTLVLGSLGGAAVIKYGSILLPDITRPNIAVALLMVSLPVVAAVLVLLKASSAD encoded by the exons ATGGCGGGAGCCTGCGCGGTCGCCGTGCCCGTGGCCACTCCAGCCGCGCCGCCCCGAGGCGACGCCGGTCCCGGCTCCAACTTGGCGCCGCGGGGCAGCAGCTTCTCCCGCCGCGTGAACTGCCGGCGTAGTAACCCCCGCGTGGCCGCGCCCACGAGGAGCCGCGTCGTCACACGTCTCTCCGGACGCAACCCCGGCGAGGCCGGAACCGACGCGGGCGTGGGGCAAATCCTCAAG GGTGACTCCGGCTATCTGTGGACATTGGTGCTTGGATCCCTTGGTGGCGCCGCGGTTATAAAGTACGGAAGCATCCTGCTCCCGGACATCACAAGGCCAAACATTGCGGTAGCTCTGCTGATGGTGTCCCTGCCAGTGGTAGCTGCAGTCTTGGTTTTGCTCAAAGCGAGCTCGGCGGACTGA
- the LOC136467919 gene encoding large ribosomal subunit protein bL9c-like has translation MASPSCASSTLPWTSASSSRPSAERRLTASRWAPSLVIVAQGKVKKYRQVILTDDIEAVGKKGDTMKVRAGFYRNFLLPKGKATLLTPEVLKEMQLEQERIEAEKKRVKEDAQQLARVFETIGAFKIPRKGGKGKQIFGSVTAQDVVDIIKSQLNRDVDKKLVTVPEIREIGEYVAEIKLHPDVTARVRLNVYAK, from the exons ATGGCGTCGCCGTCGTGCGCCTCCTCCACGCTgccctggacctcagcgtcctcCTCGCGGCCCTCGGCGGAGCGCCGCCTCACGGCCTCTCGCTGGGCTCCGTCGCTGGTCATCGTCGCCCAGGGGAAGGTCAAGAAGTACCGCCAG GTCATACTGACAGACGACATAGAAGCGGTGGGGAAGAAAGGAGATACAATGAAGGTGCGAGCTGGATTCTACCGCAACTTCCTCCTTCCCAAGGGCAAGGCTACGCTTCTAACCCCAGAAGTCCTCAA GGAAATGCAGCTAGAACAGGAAAGAATAGAAGCTGAGAAGAAGCGG GTAAAAGAAGACGCACAACAACTTGCCCGAGTTTTTGAAACAATCGGGGCTTTCAAGATTCCTCGCAAAGGtggaaaaggaaaacaaatctttGGGAG CGTCACAGCACAGGATGTTGTTGACATAATAAAGTCACAACTTAACAG GGATGTCGACAAGAAGCTGGTGACAGTTCCAGAAATCCGTGAAATCGGAGAGTATGTTGCAGAGATCAAGCTTCACCCGGATGTGACAGCTCGAGTAAGGCTGAATGTTTATGCGAAATGA
- the LOC136464730 gene encoding 18S rRNA (guanine-N(7))-methyltransferase RID2-like, with protein MPRPEFQAPPDVFYNESEARKYTTSSRIIEIQSRISERALELLALPNDGVPKMLLDIGCGSGLSGETLTEHGHHWIGYDISKSMLDVALERETEGDLLLADMGQGLGLRPGVIDGAISISAVQWLCNADKSSHDPRLRLKAFFGSLYRCLARGARAVLQFYADNVKQSEMIVTAAMRAGFAGGVVVDWPHSSKAKKSYLVLTCGPPSVTMSLPKGKGENGEMCSDDDDNESSDEDGNRTVGIYERNRPKKRQKTKKNGKGKDWLLRKKEQMRRRGHDVPADTKYTARKRKSYF; from the exons ATGCCTCGACCGGAGTTCCAGGCGCCGCCGGATGTGTTCTACAATGAGTCGGAGGCCCGCAAGTACACCACCTCCTCCCGTATCATCGAAATCCAG TCTAGGATTTCCGAGAGGGCGCTGGAGCTGCTCGCTCTCCCCAACGATGGCGTCCCCAAGATGCTTCTCGACATAG GATGTGGTTCCGGACTTAGTGGTGAGACATTGACGGAGCATGGCCACCACTGGATTGGCTATGATATTTCAAAGTCGATGCTCG ATGTTGCCTTGGAGCGTGAAACAGAAGGAGACCTCCTACTTGCTGATATGGGACAG GGCTTGGGCTTGCGGCCAGGAGTTATTGATGGTGCAATTAGTATTTCAGCGGTTCAG TGGTTATGCAATGCTGACAAGTCTTCTCATGATCCAAGATTGCGGTTAAA GGCTTTCTTCGGTTCGTTATATAGATGCCTAGCAAGGGGAGCAAGAGCTGTTCTACAGTTTTACGCTGATAATGTGAAGCAGAGTGAAATGATTGTAACTGCTGCCATGCGTGCTGGTTTTGCTGGTGGAGTGGTTGTTGACTGGCCTCATAG TTCAAAAGCGAAGAAGTCCTACCTTGTCCTCACTTGTGGACCACCTTCAGTTACTATGTCACTTCCAAAGGGTAAAGGTGAAAATGGTGAGATGTGCAGCGACGATGATGATAATGAGAGCAGTGATGAAGATGGCAACAGAACA GTGGGCAtatatgaaaggaataggccgaaGAAGCGGCAGAAGACGAAAAAGAACGGTAAAGGAAAGGATTGGCTCTTGAGGAAAAAGGagcagatgagaagaagaggacaCGATGTGCCTGCGGACACGAAGTACACCGCGCGTAAGCGGAAAAGCTATTTCTAG